The window GCGTCCAGGACGCCGTATATTTTTTACAATACCTGGAATAACCAGGAACGAAACAGGGCTTTCAGGGGACGGAAATACCTCCAGGATATGAGCACAAAAGAGATGCTGAAAGACATAGATGTGGCTCACAGTATCGGTATTGATGTATTCGTTCTTGACAGCGGCTGGTATAAAAGTACTGGCGATTGGGAGGTAGATCCGAACCGCTTCCCGGATAATTTAAAAGAAATTCGTGCTCATCTTGATAGCTATGGAATGAAGCTGGGACTTTGGTTTAATCCCACCGCCGCTGCGGTGAATTCTCAAATAAACAGGGAGCATCCTGAATACCGAAAACAAATTAATGGCGAAGACCATAATATTGGTCCTGTTTGGGAAACCGAAGAGAGTTACGGTATGTGTCTGGTTTCAGACTATGCCGATTGGTTTATAGAAAAACTGGTGAGCATGGGAGAGCGCTATGGCGTTCGTTACTTCAAATGGGACGGAGTAGATATGGGAGGCTGTACGGCTGATCACCATCATCATGGCGGCCCTGAATCAAGCCCCGAAGAACGTGAGCGGTATTTTCGCTTTCAGTGCGGCCTGGCTCTGACCAGAATCGCTTCCGAAGTGAGCAGACGTCTTCCGGGGGCTATTGTAGATCTGGATGTGACTGAAGGTGGACGCTATGTAGGCCTTGGATTCCTCACGGCAGGAAAATTTTTCCATATGAATAATGGCCCTTACTATCACGATTTAGATATCCCCAACGGACAAACCATCTACCGGGATAACTGGAATGTCTTTTTCTTTGCCGGTGCTGCCAGAAATCAAGTATGCCGTCAGTCCTTGGCCTATGACACTATTATTCCTTCAATACTGTTTCTTACCCACTTCCTGCCAGACGGTCCTTCCTGGGCCAGGCAACATGCGCTTGCGTCTCTCTGCCTGGGGGGCAACGGAATTTGGGGAGATCTCCAGTCCCTTACGGCTGAAGAAATTGAGGAGATGGCATCCACTATCAACCGGTATAAAAAGGTTGCCGGAGATGTAACCGAAGCTTATCCTCTGGTCAGAGGATTTAACGGCGCCAGCCCTGAAATCCATGAAAAAATAAACAGTAAAACCGGAAAAGGACTTGTAGCTGTCTTTACCCGTGAATCGGTGAATGAGATCTATGTAACTCAGCCGCTGACGCGGAATCCTATCATCACCGGCGCCGACAAATGGGAACGCCTCGGGGATGGCAGAATAAAGCTGTTCTTTTCGCTGGACAGGAACGAAGCCAGAATCGTATTCTTTGAATAATTAAATTCTGTAAATTTGTCGGTATTTTCTGGAATACTGTCGCTTTACAGATCCTCTAACCGATAGTAAAGTGAATTATCAGACTTATCATTTGGAGGAAAAAATGAAGAAACGAATTGTATTAATCACTGCCCTTGCTTTGGTAATAGGTTCCATGGTATATGCTGCAGGGCAAAAAGGCAGTTCCCAAGCACAGGCGGGAAGCAAGACAACGGAATTGTCAATGTTTGTAAACTTTTCCTGGTATCCGACCGATTCGTGGACCGGAATTATTCCTGAAGAGATTACTCGAAGAACCGGAGTCCATATTAATGTTACTAGAGCGGTTGACGGGCAGCAGCTCGGTCTCATGCTTGCATCAGGAGATTTGCCGGATCTGGTTTATACGGATGTCTTGTTGGAACGTCTTGCTGATGAATCTGTCTCCTATGCTTATAATAAACTAATTCAGCAGTACACTCCCGATTGGAAAGTTGACAATATGCTTGTTGCCAACGCGCGTCTGCATAATCAGAGTGGGGATAATAATTTTTATTTTATAAAGAATAATTTTAATACTCCCCAGGAATTTAAAGAAAAAGCTCACGGCCTTCAATTGGCGACTTTGATCACAAGAGGGGATATACAGGATGTATTGGGTAATCCTCCTTTGAATACTTTAAATGATTGGTCTAATCTTATGGCCACGGTAAAGGCAAAATACCCCAACCTGATTCCTTTTACATTTGCCAATTGGGGAACCCAACCATTTAAAATCGCACATGGGGTTCCCGATACTGATTTTGGAGAAGAAAATGGTAAGGCTTTCTATCATATCAACAGCCCCTACTACAAAGATTATCTCATCTACATGAATCAGTTTTATAGAAAGGGCTATATGCTTGCTGATAACTATTCTCTCTCGGCTACGGACGCTGAAGCTTTATTCTACAATGGGCAGACTTTTTCAAAATCCGGTGCGTCTGGCTTTGAACCTTACACCTCCGGGGTACAAGCTCAAAGAGTGGATCCCAAAGCATATTCGAATAATGTGTTAATTTTAAGTCCAAGATCAAAATATTACCGTGTGAGTACCGGATGGGCCGGTATAGCTATCACAAAAAAATCCAAAAACCCTGAAGCGGCGATTAAATTTATGCAGTTTATGTGGACTATGGAAGGGGCACGATTGGCCAACTGGGGCCGCGAAGGGATTGAATGGACTATGGGATCAAACAATATGCCGGTTTTCAGTAAAGAATGGAATGACGCCTACGCGGATACTCCGGTATTTGATAAAAAATATAATGGTAATTGGTATTTTTCTGCTGATGCCATTACCGAATTTGACGGCCGCGCAGCCGCCTTACCTCCTGAGTACCTGGAATCGTACCAGAAAATGATGCCCTATGCCTACATTTGTCCCTGGTTAGGAGCAGCTATGCCTCAATCGGGAAGCGCCGAACGGGATATCTTTAATAAACTCATTGATATGGTGAAAAGCACGGAAACAAAGTGTATTCTAGCGGAGAATGACACGGAATTTAATAGATATTACAATGAACTTATGAGCAACGCGAAAACAATAGGGGTTGATAAGCTTGAAGTTTATGTGAATGCCCAATTACCCAAATACCGTGCCATGTATCAATAAATAAAGGTTCGAGCATGAACAACAGTATGAAAAATACTGAAAAACCCTGGTGGAAACGTTTATGGGTCCAGCGGGGCTTGCAGGCTTTTGTCTTTGTGGGTATCGCGTACCTTTTTGTCTTTAACGTGATACCCATGGTGGGCCTTATCATCGCTTTTAAAAACTATCATATCCAGAACGGCTTGTTAGGGATGTTTACCGGTGAATGGGTGGGGTTTAAGTATTTTATAGAATTTTTCCATGAATATAATTTCTCGCAAATTTTGCGGAATACCGTGGTCATTAGTTTGTTAAAGCTTATTTTCGGTTTTCCCGTTCCCATCATTCTTGCAATAGCCCTGAATGAAGTACACAACCGCAAAATAAAACGGGTAATACAGACCGCCAGTTACCTTCCTTATTTCATTTCATGGGTTATTGTATCGGGGTTTTGCGTCATTTTTTTGAATACCCGTAATG is drawn from Leadbettera azotonutricia ZAS-9 and contains these coding sequences:
- a CDS encoding alpha-galactosidase, producing the protein MENQYFECSNRIVFSVGAQCVNLGFPSLEIDDVPVSGKNILSKTGRISERGVGFFPLSLTGAAKAEMEVRLYPGFVRIRYRLGGSGARLTKPTKKDVFCYTCFEIPPQSKITEVQLNQYTNLRHTYLPQIMERPETAWLEKTSFAGPVLLAEYQDHILLCAYEHGGEYTDNFLGFTVNQETGAYAIKLECCEGTYCNGTYFSDREPYVTPWFQIGLYKGNSADMLKQYRNFILHDMPESPASRTPYIFYNTWNNQERNRAFRGRKYLQDMSTKEMLKDIDVAHSIGIDVFVLDSGWYKSTGDWEVDPNRFPDNLKEIRAHLDSYGMKLGLWFNPTAAAVNSQINREHPEYRKQINGEDHNIGPVWETEESYGMCLVSDYADWFIEKLVSMGERYGVRYFKWDGVDMGGCTADHHHHGGPESSPEERERYFRFQCGLALTRIASEVSRRLPGAIVDLDVTEGGRYVGLGFLTAGKFFHMNNGPYYHDLDIPNGQTIYRDNWNVFFFAGAARNQVCRQSLAYDTIIPSILFLTHFLPDGPSWARQHALASLCLGGNGIWGDLQSLTAEEIEEMASTINRYKKVAGDVTEAYPLVRGFNGASPEIHEKINSKTGKGLVAVFTRESVNEIYVTQPLTRNPIITGADKWERLGDGRIKLFFSLDRNEARIVFFE
- a CDS encoding extracellular solute-binding protein, translating into MKKRIVLITALALVIGSMVYAAGQKGSSQAQAGSKTTELSMFVNFSWYPTDSWTGIIPEEITRRTGVHINVTRAVDGQQLGLMLASGDLPDLVYTDVLLERLADESVSYAYNKLIQQYTPDWKVDNMLVANARLHNQSGDNNFYFIKNNFNTPQEFKEKAHGLQLATLITRGDIQDVLGNPPLNTLNDWSNLMATVKAKYPNLIPFTFANWGTQPFKIAHGVPDTDFGEENGKAFYHINSPYYKDYLIYMNQFYRKGYMLADNYSLSATDAEALFYNGQTFSKSGASGFEPYTSGVQAQRVDPKAYSNNVLILSPRSKYYRVSTGWAGIAITKKSKNPEAAIKFMQFMWTMEGARLANWGREGIEWTMGSNNMPVFSKEWNDAYADTPVFDKKYNGNWYFSADAITEFDGRAAALPPEYLESYQKMMPYAYICPWLGAAMPQSGSAERDIFNKLIDMVKSTETKCILAENDTEFNRYYNELMSNAKTIGVDKLEVYVNAQLPKYRAMYQ